Proteins from one Candida orthopsilosis Co 90-125, chromosome 2 draft sequence genomic window:
- a CDS encoding Lys1 saccharopine dehydrogenase: MSPQPVTLHLRAETKPLEARAALTPTTTKQLLDAGFKVYVEKSSQSTFDIKEYEEVGAEIVPEGSWKQAPKDRLIIGLKELPENETFPLVHEHIQFAHCYKDQAGWETVLGRFPAGNGTLYDLEFLENDQGRRVAAFGFYAGFAGAAIGVLDWAFKQTHSDDENLPGVTPYPNEEVLISYVKGELQKALEKTGGKYPTALVIGALGRCGSGAIDFFRKVGIPDENVAKWDMQETAKGGPFKEIVDSNIFINCIYLSQPIPPFINYESLNVDDRKLTTIVDVSADTTNPHNPIPVYEIATVFNEPTVDVKTTKGPKLSVCSIDHLPSLLPREASEFFSKDLMPSLLQLPERDTAPVWVRAKQLFDKNVARLPKN, encoded by the coding sequence ATGAGTCCTCAACCAGTCACTCTTCATTTAAGAGCCGAAACAAAGCCATTGGAAGCTAGAGCTGCTTTAACTCCAACAACCACCAAGCAACTACTTGATGCTGGCTTCAAAGTCtatgttgaaaaaagttCACAATCCACATTTGACATCAAAGAGTATGAAGAAGTTGGTGCTGAAATTGTCCCAGAAGGATCATGGAAACAAGCCCCAAAAGATCGTCTAATTATTGGTTTAAAAGAATTGCCTGAAAATGAAACATTCCCCTTAGTTCATGaacatattcaatttgCTCATTGTTATAAAGACCAAGCTGGATGGGAAACTGTATTGGGTAGATTCCCCGCTGGAAACGGAACTTTATACGACTTGGAGTTTTTAGAGAATGATCAAGGTAGAAGGGTTGCTGCTTTTGGGTTTTATGCCGGTTTCGCCGGTGCTGCTATTGGTGTATTGGATTGGGCATTCAAACAAACTCatagtgatgatgaaaatttacCTGGTGTAACTCCATATCCTAATGAAGAAGTATTGATAAGTTATGTCAAGGGAGAGTTACAAAAAGCATTAGAGAAAACTGGTGGTAAGTACCCTACTGCTTTGGTTATTGGTGCTTTAGGTAGATGTGGATCTGGTGCCATTGACTTCTTTAGAAAAGTTGGTATCCCTGATGAAAATGTAGCTAAATGGGATATGCAAGAAACAGCCAAAGGTGGTCcattcaaagaaattgttgattcgAATATctttatcaattgtattTACTTATCACAACCAATTCCTCCATTTATCAATTATGAAAGTttgaatgttgatgatagAAAATTGACGACTATTGTCGATGTTAGTGCTGATACCACTAATCCCCATAATCCAATTCCGGTATACGAAATCGCCACTGTATTCAATGAACCAACAGTCGATGTTAAAACTACAAAAGGTCCTAAATTGTCGGTatgttcaattgatcatttACCAAGTTTATTACCTAGAGAGGCATCAGAATTTTTCTCCAAAGATTTGATGCCAAGTTTGTTGCAATTACCAGAAAGGGATACTGCACCAGTATGGGTTAGAGccaaacaattgtttgacAAAAACGTTGCCAGATTACCAAAGAATTAA
- a CDS encoding Lys1 saccharopine dehydrogenase produces the protein MACIAYSITNTALYDTLGPATSQYILELTESPIVLCSKDKIERLVALKRAKPSLTNLIVIVSMDKLDDVKDAHLKPLAAANQISLYDYDQVEKLGEANPLAPIPPTPDTAFTISFTSGTTGAHPKGVVLTHENAVAASTFRFVKDFKPSNVRLYAYLPMAHIFERGNIQQALTVGAEVGFPSSSTIATLYDDARELQPSPLPTVPRILSKLYAAVKAETVNNTEKPWVKYIYTRAINEKLRLQAEQKDDDVNPRHPVYDVFLDALREKFGLKSVEYLVTGSSPNSPNTLKFLKAALNIGISNGYGSTESFAGIMRTKSFDHNPGSVGPIGITTECRLKDLPEMNYTTRDKGGPRGELLLRGPQIFKKYYKNPEATAEAFDKNGWYHTGDVARVDTENNNQVFIIDRVKNFFKLAQGEFVSPERIENTYLASNPHLHQLFVHGNSLESFLVGIVGLDPVTIGAYLKDKFDDEIRNQSDILRLLNDPVNKKKFLLDLNASVKHQLQGFEKLHNIEIYFEPLTVKREVITPTQKIRRPLCTKFFQENLDRMYSEGSILKNERL, from the coding sequence ATGGCATGTATTGCTTACTCAATTACAAACACTGCGTTGTATGATACTTTGGGCCCCGCTACAAGTCAATATATTTTAGAACTCACTGAATCTCCAATCGTATTATGTTCTAAAGATAAGATCGAGAGATTAGTTGCGCTTAAAAGAGCCAAGCCCTCCTTGaccaatttgattgttaTTGTGTCTATGGATAAACTTGATGATGTGAAAGATGCACATTTGAAACCTCTTGCTGCTGCAAATCAGATTTCCTTGTATGACTATGATCAAGTTGAGAAACTTGGAGAGGCAAACCCATTAGCTCCCATTCCACCAACACCAGATACTGCGTTTACTATATCCTTTACTTCTGGAACTACCGGTGCCCATCCAAAAGGAGTGGTCTTAACTCATGAGAATGCAGTTGCTGCTTCAACATTTAGATTTGTCAAAGATTTCAAGCCAAGTAACGTCAGGTTGTATGCGTATTTGCCAATGGCAcatatttttgaaagaggCAACATTCAACAAGCGTTAACAGTTGGAGCAGAAGTTGGTTTCCCACTGAGCAGTACCATCGCTACTTTATATGATGATGCGAGAGAGTTGCAACCATCGCCACTTCCAACCGTGCCCCGAATTTTATCCAAATTGTATGCTGCCGTTAAAGCAGAAACGGTCAACAATACTGAAAAGCCATGGGTCAAGTACATTTATACAAGGGCTATAAATGAGAAGTTGAGATTACAAGCTGAGcaaaaagatgatgatgtgaACCCACGTCATCCAGTTTATGATGTATTCCTTGACGCATTGAGAGAAAAATTTGGGTTAAAGAGCGTGGAATATTTGGTAACGGGTTCCTCACCCAATAGTCCCAACACATTAAAATTCTTGAAAGCGGCATTGAATATAGGGATTTCTAATGGCTATGGATCCACTGAATCATTTGCTGGTATTATGAGGACCAAGAGCTTCGATCACAACCCAGGGTCTGTTGGTCCAATTGGAATCACCACCGAGTGCagattgaaagatttgcCCGAAATGAATTACACCACAAGAGACAAAGGTGGTCCCAGAGGTGAGTTACTCTTGCGTGGTCcacaaattttcaaaaaatacTACAAAAATCCAGAAGCAACTGCTGAAGCTTTTGACAAAAATGGTTGGTACCATACCGGAGATGTTGCACGTGTAGATActgaaaacaacaatcaagtCTTTATTATTGATCGTGTCaagaattttttcaaattggcCCAAGGAGAATTTGTTTCCCCTGAAAGGATTGAAAATACGTACTTGGCTTCAAACCCACATCTTCACCAACTTTTCGTTCATGGTAACTCACTTGAATCTTTCTTGGTCGGTATTGTTGGATTGGACCCCGTCACAATCGGTGCGTACTTGAAGGAcaagtttgatgatgaaatccGCAACCAAAGTGATATACTTAGACTTTTGAATGATCCtgtcaacaaaaagaagtttcTTTTGGATTTAAACGCTTCTGTTAAGCATCAATTACAAGGGTTTGAGAAGCTACATAACATTGAAATTTACTTTGAGCCATTGACGGTCAAAAGGGAAGTTATTACGCCAACTCAAAAGATTAGAAGACCACTCTGTACAAAGTTTTTTCAAGAGAATTTAGACAGAATGTATCTGGAGGGCtccattttgaaaaatgagAGGTTATAA
- a CDS encoding Lys1 saccharopine dehydrogenase has product MSLIEESSERIYELIRETVPLAPSLLSKAIALPNSEEKGFSPIYRSAYSPDKLITKMYPSLDTLYALFEFGYQFYKDRRAFGVRKKLPDGTAGRYQWQNYRTVRQRRNNLGSGIFFVLENNPYRSKSEIHQNLAYEPLKKNE; this is encoded by the coding sequence ATGTCATTAATTGAAGAGTCATCCGAGCGTATCTATGAATTGATTAGGGAAACAGTGCCACTTGCGCCACTGTTACTTTCCAAAGCTATTGCACTTCCAAACTCAGAGGAGAAGGGGTTTTCTCCAATTTACAGAAGTGCATACAGTCCAGATAAATTGATTACAAAAATGTATCCCTCATTGGATACATTGTATGctttgtttgaatttgggtACCAGTTTTATAAGGACCGTCGTGCCTTCGGTGTTCGGAAAAAATTACCTGATGGTACTGCTGGTAGATACCAATGGCAAAACTATCGCACTGTAAGACAAAGACGCAACAACTTAGGCTCGGGGATATTCTTTGTCTTGGAGAATAATCCATATAGGAGCAAAAGTGAAATACACCAAAACTTGGCTTATGAACCTTTGAAGAAGAACGAGTAA
- a CDS encoding Ypl113c protein (S. cerevisiae homolog YPL113C has oxidoreductase activity, acting on the CH-OH group of donors, NAD or NADP as acceptor and has role in metabolic process), protein MTKQQVLFIGDLNHSLPEFEKFQSKYECLEYTLTTRDQFIADLKTKFSNISAIYGAWLGFVPIGGFRTVIDYAPSSLKVLAFCSVGYDHQDANELAQRGIVMTNVPSVGAAEPVSDLVVYFTITGFRQLHMYGKQKLLKIPDTIEIRYKFANGEFSQKEGQLNLASGRGYDFGEKINQRPNLSPRGHNAVIVGFGQIGQLIGKKLNQLGMNITYVKRSKLNKEQEDALGYEATYFSTILDAAKKGDVDLIVIACPATPETHHLIDETVIGSIPKPFRIINIGRGTVIDEQALLNGLDSGKILFAGLDVFENEPAINERLINRDDVVLTPHIGASTSENFDYTAIKALENIDNILEGGAGINKVN, encoded by the coding sequence ATGACCAAACAACAAGTTCTTTtcattggtgatttgaaCCATTCACTTCCAGAGTTTGAGAAATTTCAGTCAAAATATGAATGTCTTGAGTACACATTGACCACGAGGGACCAATTTATCGCCGATTTAAAGACAAAGTTTTCCAACATCAGTGCCATTTATGGAGCATGGCTTGGATTTGTTCCAATTGGTGGATTTAGAACAGTTATTGACTATGCACCATCAagtttgaaagttttggCCTTTTGCTCGGTGGGGTATGATCATCAGGATGCAAATGAATTAGCACAAAGAGGCATTGTCATGACAAATGTCCCTAGTGTTGGAGCAGCTGAGCCAGTGTCCGACTTAGTTGTTTATTTTACAATCACGGGGTTTAGACAATTACATATGTATGGGAAacaaaaacttttgaaaatcccTGACACTATAGAAATTAGATATAAATTTGCCAATGGGGAATTCAGTCAAAAGGAAGGACAATTGAATTTAGCTAGTGGGAGGGGCTatgattttggtgaaaaaatcaatcaaagaCCTAATTTGAGTCCCAGGGGTCATAATGCTGtaattgttggatttggacAAATTGGCCAGTTGATAGggaagaaattgaaccaaTTAGGAATGAACATCACCTATGTGAAAAGgtcaaaattgaacaaggaACAGGAAGATGCATTGGGCTATGAAGCAACATATTTCTCAACCATTCTCGATGCTGCAAAAAAAGGCGATGTTGATCTCATTGTAATTGCATGTCCGGCAACACCTGAAACCCATCATTTGATCGATGAAACAGTAATTGGTTCAATTCCCAAGCCATTTAGAATTATAAATATTGGAAGAGGTACAGTAATTGACGAACAAGCCTTGTTGAATGGATTGGATCTGgggaaaattttgtttgctGGATTGGATgtgtttgaaaatgaacCTGCTATTAATGAACGGTTGATAAATCGTGACGATGTGGTTTTAACCCCCCATATTGGAGCCAGTACTCTGGAGAACTTTGATTACACAGCCATAAAAGCccttgaaaatattgataatATCTTGGAAGGTGGAGCAGGTATTAACAAAGTTAATTAG
- a CDS encoding Xks1 xylulokinase has protein sequence MPDYSNSDHLFLGFDLSTQQLKIIVTNEHLDPLQTYNVEFDSQFKDKYGVHKGVITGDEGDIVSPVAMWLDAIDYLFTQMKNDGFPFKKVVGISGSGQQHGSVYWSQEANNLLKHLNPDSNLSEQLKKAFSWEMSPNWQDHSTLPEAKAFHDAVGKESLAKITGSRAHLRFTGLQIRKFITRSHGKEYESTSRISLVSSFVTSILLGQISELEQSDACGMNLYDINKSGYSDELLAVAAGVHTNIDGIARDDPKYQKSIDTLKEKLGPIQPITYKSSGSISNYFVEKYGFSKDCNIYSFTGDNLATILSLPLQPNDCLISLGTSTTVLLITENYQPSSQYHLFKHPTMPKHYMGMICYSNGALAREKARDEINKKHHVDDHKSWDKFDEILDNSNEFNGKLGIYFPIGEIVPQAPAQTIRAVLNKKSDDEYEVVSCDLDSNSFDIDDDALAIVESQTLSCRLRAGPMLSKSGYIKDDPKAKDNADASSKVNELYQQVTKRFGKLYTDGKEQNVNTLTARPNKCYYAGGASNNLSIIHKMGQIFGPINGNYKVEIPNACALGGAYKASWSYECEQKNEFIGYDEYIKKLFDTDTELGGFKVDDRWLEYFDGVGMLAKMEEKLLKTE, from the coding sequence ATGCCCGACTACTCCAATTCGGATCATTTATTTCTCGGCTTTGATTTATCCACCCAGCAATTAAAGATCATTGTCACTAATGAACATTTGGACCCTTTGCAGACCTATAATGTGGAATTTGATTCACAGTTCAAAGACAAGTATGGTGTCCACAAGGGAGTGATTACTGGAGACGAAGGAGACATAGTCAGTCCAGTAGCAATGTGGTTGGACGCAATTGATTACCTTTTCACCCAAATGAAGAATGACGGATTTCCGTTTAAGAAAGTTGTAGGAATCAGTGGTTCAGGTCAACAACATGGATCTGTGTATTGGTCTCAAGAAGcaaacaatttattgaagCATTTGAATCCAGATTCCAACTTGAGCGAGCAGCTTAAAAAGGCATTCTCTTGGGAAATGTCCCCCAATTGGCAAGATCACTCCACACTTCCTGAGGCTAAAGCATTTCATGATGCAGTGGGTAAAGAAAGTTTGGCCAAAATTACTGGATCAAGAGCTCATTTGAGGTTTACTGGATTGCAAATACGTAAGTTTATCACTAGATCACATGGTAAGGAGTATGAATCTACGTCGAGAATCTCGTTAGTGAGTTCATTTGTTACAAGTATTTTGTTGGGACAGATTTCAGAGTTGGAACAAAGTGATGCTTGTGGAATGAATTTGTATGATATAAACAAGTCGGGTTATAGCGACGAATTGCTTGCTGTGGCTGCTGGTGTTCATACAAACATCGATGGCATTGCAAGGGACGatccaaaatatcaaaaatcaattgatacaTTGAAGGAGAAGTTAGGTCCTATCCAACCAATCACATATAAATCATCAGGCTCCATTTCAAACTACTTTGTCGAAAAGTATGGGTTTTCAAAGGATTGTAACATCTACTCATTCACTGGTGATAATTTGGCTACAATTTTATCATTACCATTGCAACCTAatgattgtttgatttcattggGTACTTCGACAACAGTCTTGTTGATTACTGAAAATTACCAACCATCATCACAATACCATTTGTTCAAACATCCTACAATGCCAAAACATTATATGGGTATGATCTGCTACTCAAATGGTGCGCTTGCAAGAGAAAAAGCTAGAgatgaaatcaacaaaaagcACCACGTCGACGATCACAAGTCCTGggataaatttgatgaaattttggacAACAGTAACGAGTTCAATGGCAAGTTGGGTATCTATTTCCCCATTGGTGAAATTGTTCCACAAGCGCCAGCACAAACAATTCGTGCTGTCTTGAACAAAAAgtctgatgatgaatacGAGGTTGTTTCATGCGACCTAGATAGTAACAGTTTCGACATTGACGACGACGCATtggcaattgttgaaagtcAAACCTTGAGTTGTAGATTACGTGCCGGTCCTATGTTGAGTAAATCGGGATACATAAAAGATGACCCAAAAGCAAAGGACAACGCCGATGCATCTTCGAAAGTCAACGAGTTGTATCAACAAGTGACCAAGAGGTTTGGAAAATTGTATACCGACGGTAAAGAGCAAAATGTCAACACTTTAACAGCGCGTCCAAATAAATGTTACTATGCTGGCGGTGCTTCAAATAATCTTAGTATTATTCACAAAATGGGACAAATATTTGGGCCAATCAATGGTAACTACAAGGTTGAAATCCCCAACGCATGTGCTTTAGGGGGAGCATACAAAGCTAGTTGGAGTTATGAGTGTGAGCAAAAGAATGAGTTTATCGGATACGACGAGTACATTAAAAAGTTGTTTGACACTGATACCGAATTGGGTGGAttcaaagttgatgataGGTGGTTGGAATATTTCGATGGGGTTGGAATGTTAGCAAAAATGGAAGAGAAGTTGTTAAAAACAGAGTAA